One Ornithorhynchus anatinus isolate Pmale09 chromosome 2, mOrnAna1.pri.v4, whole genome shotgun sequence DNA segment encodes these proteins:
- the LOC100086094 gene encoding olfactory receptor 52N4-like, translated as MLFPNSSSFTPTSFTLNGIPSLEALHAWLSFPFCSMYVIAMVGNCGLLYLICREEALHQPMYYFLAMLSSTDLAMCSSTVPRMLLLFWFNLREIDFSTCLVQMFFVHTFTGMESGVLMLMALDRYVAICYPLRYSTILTNPVIAKAGLATFLRGAFLIIPFTILTKRLPFCQNHIIPHTYCDHMSVAKLSCGDIKVNTVYGLMVAILIGGFDIFCISASYTVILRAVVSLSSAEAQSKAFSTCTAHISVIIISYVPAFFTFFTHRFGGHTIPHHIHIIIANLYLLLPPTMNPVVYGLKTKQIREVVVRLLGGKMGY; from the coding sequence ATGTTATTTCCCAACAGCTCCAGTTTCACCCCAACCTCATTCACCCTGAATGGTATCCCAAGTCTGGAGGCCCTACATGCCtggctctccttccctttctgctcCATGTATGTCATTGCCATGGTGGGGAACTGTGGacttctgtacctcatctgtcgTGAGGAGGCACTGCACCAGCCCATGTACTACTTCCTGGCCATGCTGTCTTCCACGGACCTGGCCATGTGCagcagtacagtgcccagaatgCTCCTTCTCTTTTGGTTCAATTTAAGGGAGATTGACTTCAGCACCTGCCTAGTCCAGATGTTCTTTGTCCACACCTTCACAGGGATGGAATCCGGAGTCCTCATGCTCATGGCCCTGGATCGCTATGTGGCCATCTGCTACCCTCTGAGATACTCCACCATCTTGACCAACCCTGTCATCGCCAAGGCTGGACTGGCCACTTTCCTCAGGGGGGCCTTTCTGATCATTCCCTTCACTATCCTGACCAAAAGACTGCCCTTTTGTCAGAACCACATCATCCCCCACACTTACTGTGACCACATGTCTGTGGCCAAGTTGTCCTGTGGTGACATCAAAGTCAACACAGTCTATGGGCTGATGGTTGCCATTCTAATCGGAGGATTTGACATCTTCTGTATTTCTGCATCCTACACCGTGATCCTCAGGGCTGTGGTGAGCCTCTCTTCAGCAGAAGCTCAGAGCAAAGCTTTCAGCACCTGTACTGCTCACatctctgtcatcatcatcagctatGTTCCGGCCTTCTTCACCTTCTTCACCCACCGCTTTGGGGGCCACACCATCCCCCATCACATACACATCATCATTGCTAACTTGTACCTGCTGCTGCCCCCGACGATGAACCCCGTCGTCTATGGGCTGAAAACCAAGCAGATCCGTGAAGTGGTGGTCAGGCTGTTGGGTGGGAAAATGGGATATTAA